Sequence from the Terriglobia bacterium genome:
CATCCGCCACCGCGGCGATGACTCCCAAATCATGCGAGATGAAGAGCATTGAAAGGGCGAACCGCTCGCGCATGGATCGAAGCAATTCCAGGATCTGCGCCTGGACCGTGACGTCCAGCGCCGTGGTGGGTTCGTCGGCGATCAACAGTTGAGGATGGCACACCAGGGCCATCGCGATCATGACGCGCTGGCGCAACCCTCCGGAAAGCTGGTGCGGATACTCCCGGGCGCGACGAGCAGCATCGGGAATAGAAACGGCTTCCATGGCTCCGATGGCCTGGTCCCAAGCCTCACGGCGCCGCACCCTCGCATGGGCCCGTACAGTTTCTGCGATCTGCTCGCCCACCGTGAAGACCGGATCCAAGGCCGTCGAGGGCTCCTGAAACACCATAGCAATTTCAGCACCCCGGACCTTGCGCATCGCTCGCTCCGGGATCGAGAGCAACTCCACGGCCCGTGATGGCGCGCCTTCTGTGGATTCGGCGGCGTCGGAATCTCCCCCCAGCTTTCTGGAATGAAATAGAATCTTTCCACCCTCGATGCGCGCCGGCGGCTGCAACAATCGCAGAATG
This genomic interval carries:
- a CDS encoding ABC transporter ATP-binding protein; its protein translation is MNSDLLAVENLRSVFDTPEGTVRAVDDVSFTIAAQRTLGLVGESGCGKTVTALSILRLLQPPARIEGGKILFHSRKLGGDSDAAESTEGAPSRAVELLSIPERAMRKVRGAEIAMVFQEPSTALDPVFTVGEQIAETVRAHARVRRREAWDQAIGAMEAVSIPDAARRAREYPHQLSGGLRQRVMIAMALVCHPQLLIADEPTTALDVTVQAQILELLRSMRERFALSMLFISHDLGVIAAVADDVAVMYAGKIVEQAPVSEIFSNPRHPYTQGLLRSLPTIRPGTLPTRKLDAIPGTVPNLLALPRGCKFEPRCSVRLEECKELDPPLYPVGQGHRARCVLCR